Proteins from a single region of Chryseobacterium sp. T16E-39:
- a CDS encoding protein-disulfide reductase DsbD family protein, giving the protein MKSKFKAWLLLALVFLFTGLNAQIKNPVKFKFTVNDLGNNQYEAVLNATMESGWHIYSRDIPEDTGIPTEYKVSGKNIELIGKFQEVGKKHEEFSEAFGGTIVFYSNSAGFKQKFKLKDPTKPADVTSEITYQTCDDRVCLAPNTLEFNQKVTPKGATEEATPETAPEVAKDSLKTAVTAVENPAKNEAVATQVSHLDPKQLKIETIDFKKPLTDCGTKTSQTDENYWTYLFLGFIGGLIALLTPCVFPMIPLTVSFFTKGNKNKAKGKRDALIYGFFILLIFVLLSVPFHLINGIAGNIFNEISTSVWLNIAFFIIFIFFAGSFFGYYDITLPSSIANKSSKAEEAGGIIGIFFMALTLVIVSFSCTGPILGSLLGSAVTGSTNVPMLLTFALAGFGLAWAIIFGLLALFPQALQSLPKSGGWMNTVKVVLGFVELALALKFLSKADLVSKTFFLKRELFIVIWVIITIGLALYLFGVIRFPHDDKKPKISITRKILGVLGIGFVIYLIQGLIPSERPKLQLLSGILPPLNVSYFHDEKDGILGMHPEHDFFSAVELAKKENKPILIDFTGYGCENCRKMEEFVWSEPDILPILQNDVVLASLYVDDKEELPEDQKTKIDLGEGQIKKVKTIGDRWSLFQQVNFNNNSQPHYVLVTPDGKVINTPVSGYMPKEDFKKFLECGVNYYKQNK; this is encoded by the coding sequence ATGAAAAGTAAATTTAAAGCATGGCTGTTACTGGCTTTGGTATTCTTATTTACGGGACTTAATGCACAGATTAAAAATCCTGTAAAATTTAAATTCACAGTTAATGACCTGGGAAACAATCAATACGAAGCAGTTCTTAATGCAACGATGGAAAGTGGGTGGCATATTTACTCGAGAGACATTCCTGAAGATACCGGAATTCCTACAGAATATAAAGTCTCCGGAAAAAACATTGAATTAATTGGAAAATTCCAGGAGGTTGGAAAAAAACATGAGGAATTTTCAGAAGCTTTCGGGGGAACCATTGTTTTTTATTCGAATTCTGCGGGTTTTAAACAAAAATTTAAACTTAAAGATCCTACAAAACCAGCTGATGTAACTTCTGAAATTACTTACCAAACCTGTGATGACCGGGTTTGTCTGGCTCCAAATACTCTGGAGTTCAATCAAAAAGTAACTCCAAAAGGTGCAACAGAAGAGGCTACTCCTGAAACAGCTCCAGAAGTTGCTAAGGATTCTTTAAAAACAGCGGTAACAGCAGTTGAAAATCCTGCAAAAAATGAAGCCGTTGCAACACAAGTATCTCACTTGGATCCTAAACAATTAAAAATAGAGACGATTGATTTCAAAAAACCTTTAACGGATTGTGGCACTAAAACTTCACAAACTGATGAAAATTATTGGACTTATTTATTTTTAGGATTTATCGGAGGGCTTATCGCTTTATTAACTCCATGCGTTTTCCCAATGATTCCTTTAACCGTTTCATTCTTTACAAAAGGAAATAAAAATAAAGCAAAGGGTAAAAGAGATGCCCTTATTTATGGTTTCTTCATTTTATTAATATTTGTTTTATTAAGTGTTCCGTTTCATTTAATTAATGGAATTGCCGGGAATATTTTCAATGAAATATCGACCAGTGTTTGGCTGAATATAGCTTTCTTTATTATATTCATTTTCTTCGCAGGAAGTTTCTTTGGATATTATGATATCACATTACCAAGTTCTATTGCAAACAAATCTTCTAAAGCAGAAGAAGCAGGTGGTATTATCGGTATTTTCTTTATGGCTTTAACCCTTGTAATAGTTTCATTCTCTTGCACAGGACCTATCCTGGGAAGCTTGCTGGGAAGTGCAGTTACGGGTTCCACCAATGTTCCAATGCTATTAACTTTTGCTTTGGCTGGTTTTGGATTAGCATGGGCAATTATTTTTGGATTATTGGCATTGTTTCCACAAGCATTACAAAGTCTTCCAAAATCAGGAGGCTGGATGAATACTGTAAAAGTGGTTTTAGGTTTTGTGGAATTAGCTTTGGCTTTAAAATTCTTGTCAAAAGCAGATCTGGTTTCTAAGACCTTCTTTTTGAAAAGAGAATTATTTATTGTTATCTGGGTTATCATAACTATTGGTCTTGCTTTGTACCTATTTGGAGTTATCAGATTCCCTCATGATGATAAAAAGCCAAAAATATCTATTACAAGAAAAATATTAGGTGTATTAGGTATTGGCTTTGTGATCTACTTAATTCAGGGATTAATTCCATCAGAACGTCCAAAACTTCAATTATTGAGCGGAATATTACCCCCATTGAACGTGAGCTATTTCCATGATGAAAAAGACGGAATTCTGGGGATGCATCCTGAGCATGATTTCTTTAGCGCCGTAGAATTAGCTAAAAAAGAGAATAAACCGATCCTTATTGACTTTACCGGTTATGGTTGTGAAAACTGTAGAAAGATGGAGGAATTCGTTTGGAGTGAACCGGACATCCTGCCTATACTCCAAAATGATGTTGTTCTTGCATCTCTTTATGTAGATGATAAAGAAGAACTTCCTGAAGATCAGAAAACTAAAATTGACCTTGGAGAAGGACAAATTAAAAAAGTAAAAACAATTGGTGACCGATGG